A stretch of Imperialibacter roseus DNA encodes these proteins:
- a CDS encoding TonB-dependent receptor domain-containing protein — protein MKKLLTIMFTIGSVGLAVAQPAAISNTPMQAPGEASYRSMPAAATDAGNGEIEGVVLDTETNQPVEFATVSLIDPATDKPIDGAVCDNKGQFKISKVEPGTYNVAISFIGYERQVIEGITVEDKKDKVNLGVIKLGSATEVLQEVSVVSQRDMVEEKVDRTIYNAELDATTRGGNATDVLRRVPMLSVDMDGNVSLRGNENIRVLINNKPSAIMAANIADALKQIPADEIKSVEVITSPSAKYDAEGTSGIINIITKKNNLQGATLNLNTGVGYRGSNLGLNGALKTKKLGLSLGGFGRSEYNTTGSFENRQTTISNGVETFTTQEASTTSNRLFGRYTFGLDYDFNEKNYLTGSVQLGARNGRGTQDDLTSQSFQDGVLVRETLKDVTTKDLSNNIDVSLAYTHVFDKPQKELTIMGMWSINDRTNDFTNYNYDVDDETLLTRLKNLNDSYDEETTLQIDYTSPIGDKQLVEYGAKQIMRTAVSDYTYLSADGENGSYVQLEGTTLNNNLDYRQGITSGYLSYTATLPKNYSVKAGARYEYTTITAFTKTESDIDIPSYGVIVPSVNLSKKLENGNMVKLGYNRRIQRPSIRFLNPNIQASNPLNISIGNPELDPEYTNNYELGYSSYFKRSSVQTALFVRNTTGAISSVRDVRGDTIRTTYQNIGQEDAYGINLSANINFGKLMLNGGSDVYYAVLSNNNPDPIYNASNTGIVISGRFFGNYDLGNGYGLQMFSFFRLRRTELQGYRGGFGMYNLGVKKDFNNKRGSIGLGVQNFLNPKLKVKSETITPIIVQNSVDIRNNLSFSLNFSYRIGKITTDGPQRRRKSIQNDDLKDGGDGGDSNGGGAPAAAPAAAPRRGRGN, from the coding sequence ATGAAAAAGCTTTTAACCATCATGTTTACAATTGGCAGCGTAGGACTTGCCGTAGCCCAGCCGGCAGCAATAAGCAATACGCCTATGCAGGCTCCTGGGGAGGCCAGCTACAGAAGCATGCCTGCAGCCGCAACTGATGCCGGAAACGGCGAAATTGAGGGAGTTGTACTGGACACTGAAACAAATCAGCCAGTAGAGTTTGCCACGGTTTCGCTTATCGACCCTGCGACGGACAAGCCCATCGACGGCGCTGTATGCGACAACAAAGGTCAGTTCAAAATCTCAAAGGTTGAACCAGGTACGTACAACGTAGCTATTTCTTTCATCGGCTATGAAAGGCAGGTAATTGAAGGCATCACTGTTGAAGACAAAAAAGATAAGGTAAATCTTGGCGTTATCAAGCTGGGATCTGCCACCGAGGTACTGCAGGAAGTTTCCGTCGTGAGCCAGCGTGACATGGTGGAAGAAAAAGTCGACCGGACTATATACAATGCCGAATTGGATGCGACCACGAGAGGCGGCAACGCTACTGACGTGCTGAGACGTGTGCCAATGCTTTCAGTGGATATGGACGGCAACGTGAGCCTTCGTGGCAATGAAAACATTAGGGTGTTAATCAACAACAAGCCATCGGCGATCATGGCAGCCAATATTGCTGATGCTTTAAAGCAAATCCCCGCAGACGAAATAAAGTCCGTGGAGGTTATCACCTCTCCCTCAGCTAAATATGATGCAGAAGGAACTTCGGGAATTATAAACATTATCACCAAGAAGAACAACCTGCAGGGCGCCACACTTAACCTCAACACAGGGGTGGGCTACCGAGGCTCAAACCTGGGGCTGAATGGAGCTTTGAAAACCAAGAAACTGGGACTTTCGCTGGGTGGCTTCGGCAGGTCAGAGTACAACACCACAGGTAGTTTTGAAAACAGGCAAACTACCATCAGCAACGGTGTAGAAACCTTTACCACCCAGGAAGCGAGCACCACCTCCAACAGGCTATTTGGACGATACACTTTTGGACTTGATTATGACTTCAATGAGAAAAACTATCTGACCGGATCAGTACAGCTGGGAGCCAGAAATGGCAGGGGCACTCAGGACGACCTAACCAGCCAATCTTTTCAGGACGGTGTTTTAGTTAGGGAAACGTTAAAGGATGTTACAACAAAGGATTTATCGAATAATATTGATGTAAGCCTGGCATACACTCACGTATTTGATAAGCCTCAGAAAGAACTTACCATCATGGGTATGTGGAGTATAAACGACCGAACAAATGACTTCACTAACTACAATTACGATGTAGACGATGAAACACTGTTGACCAGGCTAAAAAACCTCAACGACAGCTATGACGAAGAAACCACTTTGCAAATTGACTACACCAGCCCTATTGGTGACAAACAGCTAGTTGAATATGGTGCCAAGCAAATCATGAGAACCGCTGTTAGCGACTACACTTACCTCAGCGCCGATGGTGAAAATGGCAGCTACGTGCAGCTGGAAGGGACTACACTCAACAACAACCTGGATTACAGACAGGGAATTACATCAGGGTATTTGTCGTACACTGCCACCCTGCCTAAAAACTACAGCGTGAAAGCAGGCGCCAGATACGAATACACTACTATAACCGCTTTTACCAAGACTGAAAGTGACATCGACATTCCATCTTACGGTGTTATTGTGCCAAGCGTTAACCTGTCAAAGAAACTGGAAAACGGCAACATGGTAAAACTGGGATACAACAGAAGAATACAACGCCCATCTATCAGGTTTCTGAACCCTAACATACAAGCTTCTAATCCGTTGAACATCTCAATTGGAAACCCCGAACTAGACCCTGAATACACCAACAACTATGAATTGGGCTACAGCTCCTACTTCAAAAGGTCTTCTGTGCAGACAGCACTTTTCGTCCGCAACACCACTGGCGCCATCAGTAGCGTGCGTGATGTAAGAGGCGACACCATCAGAACCACCTACCAGAATATCGGCCAGGAAGATGCTTACGGCATCAACCTTTCTGCCAATATAAATTTTGGAAAGCTAATGCTGAATGGTGGTTCAGATGTGTACTATGCAGTGCTTTCTAACAATAACCCTGACCCCATTTACAATGCCAGTAATACGGGTATTGTGATCAGTGGACGGTTTTTCGGAAACTACGACCTGGGCAACGGATATGGCTTGCAGATGTTTAGCTTTTTCCGTTTGAGAAGAACTGAGCTACAGGGCTACAGAGGTGGGTTTGGGATGTACAATCTGGGCGTGAAGAAAGACTTCAACAACAAGCGTGGAAGCATTGGCCTTGGCGTGCAAAACTTCCTGAACCCCAAGCTCAAAGTGAAGAGCGAAACCATCACTCCTATCATCGTACAAAACAGTGTCGATATCAGAAATAACCTAAGCTTCTCGTTGAACTTCAGCTATCGCATTGGTAAAATAACTACTGATGGCCCACAGCGCAGAAGAAAATCCATTCAAAACGACGACCTGAAAGATGGTGGTGACGGTGGTGATAGCAATGGAGGCGGTGCCCCTGCTGCAGCTCCTGCTGCTGCCCCTAGAAGAGGCAGAGGAAATTAA
- a CDS encoding LytR/AlgR family response regulator transcription factor, translating into MKKIRCLIVDDEPLALNLIEGYVEKTPFLELAGKCSSAYEALEKIAAEKIDLLFLDIQMPGLTGMELSRSLKNGPKVVFTTAFEEYALEGFKVDAIDYLLKPFNYEEFLKSANKAREWISVASGGSSETDPNALFVKSEYKLVKIDLKKVLYIEGLKDYAKIFLQDQTRPVMTLMSLKSLEEQLPSQQFMRIHRSFIVRLDRIDLIERNKVVIGQVGITIADAYKETFQAYLNKKSVK; encoded by the coding sequence ATGAAAAAGATCCGCTGCCTGATTGTCGACGATGAGCCATTGGCACTCAACCTTATTGAGGGCTACGTGGAAAAAACGCCTTTTCTCGAGCTGGCTGGAAAATGCAGTAGTGCGTATGAGGCCTTGGAAAAAATAGCCGCTGAAAAAATAGATTTACTGTTTCTCGATATTCAAATGCCTGGGCTTACTGGCATGGAACTTTCGAGATCTTTGAAAAATGGCCCCAAGGTCGTTTTCACAACAGCGTTCGAAGAATACGCTCTGGAAGGCTTCAAAGTCGACGCAATAGACTACTTGCTTAAGCCATTTAACTACGAGGAGTTTCTGAAGTCAGCAAATAAGGCCAGAGAATGGATATCGGTGGCTTCAGGCGGTAGCTCGGAAACCGATCCCAATGCCCTTTTTGTCAAATCAGAATATAAACTGGTAAAAATCGACTTGAAGAAGGTGCTTTATATCGAAGGGCTGAAAGACTACGCAAAAATATTCCTTCAGGATCAAACAAGGCCCGTCATGACACTGATGAGCTTGAAATCTCTGGAAGAGCAGCTTCCATCTCAACAATTCATGAGAATACACCGGTCTTTTATTGTGAGACTAGACCGCATTGACCTGATAGAAAGAAACAAAGTGGTCATTGGACAGGTGGGCATCACGATTGCAGACGCATATAAAGAAACATTTCAGGCATACCTGAACAAAAAATCAGTGAAGTAA
- a CDS encoding sensor histidine kinase has translation MAIIETNGKNLRILLHFGVWFILFFFPVFVFYGDTLDISIVARRTWAPMGFSVIIFYVNYFIFIEKFIFDRKGLRFIVSNILLVAVCIFLHSQIREIFFESHDRPHSSSFKIFSVYWESITAIITIGLSMAVRMTQRWIESENLRRNSENAQLHSELTYLQYQLQPHFFFNSLNNIYSLVDSSPEKAKETIHSLAKLMRYMLYEAKEGKVSLVKEVEFLEKFIDLMEIRLPANIKVKKNFSKVQEGATITPLLFLPLVENAFKHGASGSAKGVIEFELAMAEGEVTFTVANPNLPKTIDDKSGSGIGLVNLEKRLDLMYAGKYSIEHNVADGIYKTELKIKL, from the coding sequence ATGGCAATAATAGAAACCAACGGAAAGAACTTGAGAATACTCCTCCATTTTGGAGTATGGTTCATTCTGTTTTTCTTTCCCGTCTTCGTTTTTTATGGCGACACACTCGACATAAGCATTGTGGCACGCAGAACCTGGGCGCCAATGGGATTCTCCGTCATCATTTTCTATGTAAACTACTTCATCTTTATTGAAAAATTCATTTTCGACAGAAAAGGGCTGCGATTTATTGTTTCCAACATACTGCTAGTGGCAGTCTGCATTTTTTTACACAGTCAAATCAGAGAAATCTTTTTTGAAAGCCATGATCGGCCTCACTCATCAAGTTTCAAAATATTCTCAGTTTACTGGGAGTCAATCACGGCCATCATCACTATTGGACTTAGCATGGCAGTGAGGATGACGCAAAGGTGGATTGAATCTGAAAACCTAAGGAGAAACTCCGAAAATGCACAATTGCATTCAGAGCTCACCTATCTTCAGTATCAGTTGCAGCCTCACTTTTTCTTCAACTCACTTAACAATATATACTCGCTTGTAGACAGCTCTCCTGAAAAAGCGAAGGAAACTATTCACAGCCTGGCCAAGCTGATGCGCTACATGCTTTACGAGGCCAAGGAAGGCAAAGTATCACTAGTAAAAGAAGTGGAGTTTCTGGAGAAGTTCATTGACCTGATGGAGATAAGGCTTCCGGCTAACATCAAGGTGAAAAAGAATTTTAGCAAGGTGCAGGAGGGTGCCACCATCACCCCACTTCTTTTCCTTCCACTTGTGGAAAACGCCTTCAAACACGGGGCCAGCGGTTCTGCAAAAGGAGTCATTGAGTTTGAGCTGGCAATGGCAGAGGGCGAAGTGACGTTTACAGTTGCAAACCCTAACCTGCCCAAAACTATCGATGACAAAAGTGGTTCGGGCATAGGGCTGGTCAATCTTGAAAAAAGGCTGGACTTGATGTATGCAGGTAAATACAGCATTGAGCATAATGTAGCGGACGGCATTTACAAAACAGAGCTAAAAATTAAGCTATGA
- a CDS encoding redoxin family protein, protein MKILKNSFAAVIVFATIFSACQSNKNESQSAEATETEASGEMKPAFVANPQFIAKREVTTLEIGAKAPDFNLPGVDGKFYTLDDFSEASVLVIIFTCNHCPTAQAYEDRIKAVVNDYKGKSVKLIAISPNSPMGLLYEELGYTDLNDDYTAMQLRADYMDYNFPYLYDGDTEEASLQYGPVATPHAFVFDSNRVLTYNGRLDKVEKPGTTNSEDLRAAIDATLEGKPIAEPVTKVFGCSTKWGWKTDMRERVDKDWNSREVKVEDIDLAGIKTLLKNDNSKKLRLINVWATWCGPCMLEYPEFIAIQRMYGARDFEFVSISADKPEKRDKVLEFLDKKESGVPNYLFTGGDNYAMVDAFGDGWDGALPYTALVEPGGKVVYEHQGEVDFLELKRAIVEHEMIGRVY, encoded by the coding sequence ATGAAAATTCTAAAGAATTCATTTGCTGCCGTTATTGTGTTCGCCACAATATTCTCTGCATGCCAAAGCAATAAAAATGAAAGCCAAAGTGCCGAAGCCACTGAAACGGAAGCATCGGGTGAAATGAAGCCCGCTTTTGTTGCCAACCCGCAGTTCATCGCCAAAAGAGAAGTAACAACGCTGGAAATAGGAGCAAAAGCACCAGACTTCAACCTACCGGGTGTTGATGGAAAGTTCTACACCCTTGATGATTTCAGTGAGGCCAGTGTGCTTGTGATCATTTTCACATGTAATCACTGCCCTACTGCCCAGGCCTACGAGGACCGTATCAAAGCTGTTGTAAACGATTACAAAGGCAAAAGTGTGAAGCTGATAGCCATTTCGCCCAACAGCCCTATGGGACTACTCTACGAAGAACTAGGGTACACCGACCTGAACGACGACTATACGGCTATGCAACTCAGAGCCGACTATATGGATTACAATTTTCCTTACCTGTACGACGGCGACACTGAAGAAGCCTCTCTGCAATATGGCCCGGTGGCTACTCCTCACGCTTTCGTTTTCGACAGCAACAGAGTGTTGACCTACAATGGTCGTCTTGACAAAGTAGAAAAGCCTGGCACCACCAACTCAGAGGATCTTAGGGCTGCCATAGACGCTACCCTTGAAGGAAAACCTATTGCTGAGCCGGTTACAAAAGTCTTCGGCTGCTCCACAAAGTGGGGATGGAAAACAGACATGAGAGAGCGGGTGGACAAGGACTGGAACAGCAGAGAGGTGAAAGTTGAAGACATCGATTTGGCTGGAATCAAAACTTTGCTAAAAAATGACAACTCGAAAAAGCTAAGACTTATCAATGTGTGGGCTACCTGGTGCGGCCCTTGTATGCTCGAGTACCCCGAGTTCATTGCTATTCAGCGCATGTATGGCGCCCGTGATTTCGAATTTGTATCCATCTCGGCCGATAAGCCAGAAAAGAGAGACAAAGTGCTCGAGTTTCTTGACAAAAAAGAATCAGGAGTGCCTAACTACCTATTTACAGGCGGCGACAACTATGCTATGGTTGATGCGTTTGGTGACGGTTGGGACGGCGCATTGCCTTACACAGCACTGGTGGAGCCGGGAGGCAAAGTGGTGTACGAGCACCAGGGAGAAGTCGACTTCCTCGAGTTGAAAAGAGCCATTGTAGAACATGAGATGATAGGCAGAGTGTACTAA